A window of Holophagales bacterium contains these coding sequences:
- the nadA gene encoding quinolinate synthase NadA → MSVPLPAAPPAPPPPDDLPGAILGLKEERDALVLAHYYQESEVQDVADFVGDSLELARKGKESSRPVIAFCGVHFMAETAKILTPEKTVVVPDLEAGCSLADGCPAPFFSEWLRKYPGHTVVSYINCSAAVKALSDVIVTSSSAEAILRQLPDPIVFAPDRNLAAWLEKKLDRKFVVWPGTCVVHETFSEKRILDLMVRNPRARLVAHPECDERILAHAHFVGSTSALLKHVTESEHASFIVATEEGILHQMKRAAPGKELIPAPPDDGCSCNTCPHMKRNSLEKLWLALRDLRPAIEVEEGIRVRAKRSLDRMLEMTTGKTFVPALGRS, encoded by the coding sequence GTGAGCGTTCCACTTCCCGCCGCCCCGCCGGCGCCGCCGCCTCCCGACGACCTTCCCGGGGCGATCCTGGGCCTGAAGGAGGAACGGGACGCCCTCGTCCTGGCCCATTACTACCAGGAGTCCGAGGTCCAGGACGTGGCCGACTTCGTCGGCGACTCGCTCGAGCTGGCCCGCAAGGGCAAGGAATCGTCCCGGCCGGTCATCGCGTTCTGCGGCGTGCACTTCATGGCCGAGACCGCGAAGATCCTGACGCCGGAGAAGACGGTCGTCGTGCCGGACCTCGAAGCGGGGTGCTCGCTCGCAGACGGCTGCCCGGCGCCGTTCTTTTCCGAGTGGCTCCGGAAGTACCCGGGGCACACGGTCGTCTCCTACATCAACTGTTCGGCGGCGGTGAAGGCGCTCTCCGACGTCATCGTCACCTCCTCCTCGGCGGAGGCCATCCTCCGCCAGCTGCCCGACCCGATCGTCTTCGCTCCGGACAGGAATCTCGCGGCCTGGCTCGAGAAGAAGCTCGACCGCAAGTTCGTCGTCTGGCCGGGGACGTGCGTCGTCCACGAGACCTTCTCGGAGAAGCGGATCCTCGACCTCATGGTGAGGAACCCGCGGGCCCGCCTCGTCGCCCACCCGGAGTGCGACGAGCGGATCCTGGCCCACGCGCACTTCGTCGGCTCGACCTCGGCGCTCCTGAAGCACGTGACGGAATCGGAGCACGCCTCCTTCATCGTCGCGACGGAGGAAGGGATCCTCCACCAGATGAAGCGGGCGGCGCCGGGCAAGGAGCTGATCCCGGCACCGCCCGACGACGGCTGCTCGTGCAACACCTGCCCGCACATGAAGCGCAACTCGCTGGAGAAGCTCTGGCTCGCCCTGCGCGACCTCCGTCCGGCGATCGAGGTGGAGGAGGGAATCCGGGTTCGGGCGAAACGGTCGCTCGACCGGATGCTCGAGATGACGACGGGGAAGACCTTCGTTCCCGCTCTCGGCCGATCGTGA